The following is a genomic window from Gavia stellata isolate bGavSte3 chromosome 3, bGavSte3.hap2, whole genome shotgun sequence.
AGTAGGTTTGGCCATAGCAGCAAGGCCTTCCTGCCAAAGTGTGAGCAGCCTAAAGGAGGTCCCCCGATGGTCTTTGGCTTATCAGAAAGTGGATGCAGTTGAGAGTAGTGGACACAGAGGAAGGGGCGATGCAAAGAAGGAGGTGGTAGAAGACGAGAAGGTACATGGGCCATGTTTCCAGGCAGCCCGGGCAGGCCCCTTCCCTGCTTCCTTGCTTGCTGCCTTgagaggaggagctgtggacgGCAGGTCGACATGCCAGGAAGGGCCAGAGGTGCGTCCTCAATCCATGCCGTGTCTTCCCGGATGTGGGTGGTTGGTGTCAGGGGTGTTGGCGAGGGCCCTTAGCAGGGGTAGCAGCCTCTTCTGCCACCAAAGCAGCCCAGGCCTCCAAAGCCATAGCCGTAGCCGAAGCCTCCGGAGGAGATGGGCActccctgggagctgaggaTGTTGCCCACGGCAGCGGATGAGGAGGATCCGACGGTggtgttctgtgggaaggagctgaggatgggtcctgGCAGGGTGACGAGCACGGTGGAAGGCTGGATGACGACGCGGGATTCCtcgcactgcctgacacagggctcgtTGCAGCTGTCAGCCAGCGGGGTGGGTCCGCAGGGGCGGCAGAGGTCGTAGCAGGCCATGTCTGTGGTGTGGAGGGTCCCTGGAAGAGAGGGTGCTGAGGAAGCGGAGGGAAATGGCGGTGCAAGGGGTGGTGTTGCAGGAAGGCAAGGGAGTGTGGAGTCTTgttgtggggctgtggggagcgTGGTGGTGGGGAGGCGTCAGGGCTGCTGAGTGTGGGGTCAGAGTGTGCTGGAAGAGAGGGGCCAggtgggtgaggaggaggaggggaaggggtttcAGGCTCACCTTGTTGACCGTGAAGGAGAAGGCGTCAGGAGCAGTGTGTGAGGGAGAGAGGCTCTGGGCTGACTTTTATTCTTGTCCCCAAGGGGCGTGACCATCTTTGCGCATGACAGCATTTTTCAACAAGCAGCTGTTACATGCCACAACCTCGTGATTAATAAGTTGGGACAcgttttccttcctgaaattcTGCAATTTCATGTCCTCCTCTTGAGGACATGTCCGCTTGGCCCAGGCGGCAGCTTTTAAGTGAGAGTATTAGAGGCCAAAGGCTGGTGTTGATGGCACGTGTCAGGGCAGGTAGAAGTCGTGACCAAAGCATAATAGAGGTGGGGTGTTGTCAGTGAGGTCATCCCGTGGCACTCGTGTGGTGTGGTTTGCGGGTGCGTTGTGAAGAGGGGACCCCATTTCCTCGCCTCTCTGTCAGGCTGGTCTGGGCTTTGGAGGTGTACCAGGCGTGAGGCGCTGCCCCTTCCAATGTGTTTGGTCACTCCACACACTGCTGCCAACTCGCTAAGTCTGTCCTTAGGCCTGGCCTTTCCCGTTGGATGTGCTCTGTGGGTGCCTTGGTGCCCCTCTTGCTTGTAGGCTTTTAGGTGGGTGTGTTGGGTTGtcatggcaaggttttggtagcgagggggctacaggggtggcttctgtgagaaggcTCCAGAAGCTTCCCCagtgtctgatagagccaatgctgGGTAGGTCCAAGATGGAGCTGCTAGTGGCCAAACGTGAGCCaatcagcaacggtggtagcgcctctgtgcTAAACATATTTACGAAGGGGAAAAATCTGCTGCGCTATATTAACTGGatgagagaagggagaaggcgCTGGAGCAGTgattccctgcagcctgtggtgaagaccatggtagAGCAgattgtccccctgcagcccatgaaggtccacggtggagcagacatccacctgcagcccatggaggacctgACACCGGAGCAGGTAGATGCAtccgaaggaggctgtgaccccatgtATAGCTCTGCTGGAGCAGGTCTTCTAGCCGGACCTGTGACGCCACGGGCgatccacgctggagcagtccgTTCCTGAAGGTCTGCACCTCGTGGAAAGgagccatgctggagcagtttgtgagtaactgcagcctgtgggaaggagccACGCTGGATCATTCCAACCCGCATTCCACGTCCCCCTGCGCCACTGGGGAGGAGGACTTAGAGAATTTGGGAGTGAACTGGAGCccagaagaagggaggggtgtggggaaggtgttttaggatttggttttatttcttattatcctaCTCCAATTTTGATTGGCAATAcgttaaattaatttttcccttgacggtaattggtgagtgatctccctgtccttatctcgacccaggAGCCCCTGGTGTATTTGtctccccctgtccagctgaggagaggcagtgatagagcggcttggtgggcaccgGGCATCCAGCCCAGGTGAACCCACCACAGAGCCCCAccttcccagcagagcagggtcaggGGCTTGTTCCTGCACCTGGTGCTCAGTGCCCCATGCTGTGCCGCAGGGTCCCCACGGTGAGGAGGATGGTGAGCTCACAGAGGGGGCTCTCTGTGTGACCTCAGAGCAGAGGGATGGTGGCTTGGGGTCCCCTGCACAGGTGGTCCAGGGACCCTGCAGCAGCGGGGTTGGTGGTCCGGAGACTCTTGCATGGGTCCCTGCAGTGAAGAGGGGATGGTGGTGTGGGGATCCCCCCAAGGGTTCAGTTGGGGACCCCACAGCAAGGTGAGACCGTGGCCTGGGGACTCCCATATTGCTGGAAGCTGGGCACGGTGACACGGGACCCTGTGTGTGTGGCCCTGGCACCCCGCCGTGAAGGAAGATGGTGTCATGGGGACTGCCAGGAGATTGGTCTGGGGAACACAGCAAGGGGGGACAGGACAGGGGACCCTGCGTGGGTGTCCCTGGCACCCTGCAGCAAGGGCAAGAAGTGCAGGGTCTGTTGATGTATTTATTGATGTCAGCTTTTTTTGTGGGGTGTTATTTAATCAGGgcattttccctccctcttgcCCCTCTGAGGTCTCTAACTTCTTCCGTGTgaggg
Proteins encoded in this region:
- the LOC132316806 gene encoding feather keratin-like translates to MACYDLCRPCGPTPLADSCNEPCVRQCEESRVVIQPSTVLVTLPGPILSSFPQNTTVGSSSSAAVGNILSSQGVPISSGGFGYGYGFGGLGCFGGRRGCYPC